The Bacilli bacterium DNA window GCTTTGCGCAGCGCGCTATCCAGCGCGTTTACCGGCCCGTTGCCTTCCGCGGCGGTGTAAACCGTTTCGCCGTGCACTTTTAATTTGAGGATCGCCTCGGAGACAACAGATTGGTTGGACGTTTTTTCCACGATAATTTTAAACGATTCGAGCGTCAGCACTTCTTCGATCGTGTCGTCGACAGCCTGCCGCAGCAAAAGCTCCAATGAAGCGTCCGCACCGTCAAATTGGTAGCCCTCGTGTTCAAGCTCCTTGATTTTCTGAATAATGTTTTTGGCTTTGATGTTTTCTGCGTTTAAATCGATGTTGAGTTCCTGCGCCTTAAACAACAGATTGCTTTGCCCGGCCAGTTCGGAAACGAGCACGCGCTGCTTGTTTCCCACCAGGTCGGGAATAATATGCTCATAAGTTCTGGAGTGCTTCAAAATAGCCGAGACATGGATGCCGCCTTTATGGGCGAAAGCGCCTGTTCCCACATAAGGTTGGTTGTTCGGCATATGCACGTTGGCGATTTCACTGACATAGCGCGCCACGGACGTTAACAAACGCAACTGGCTTTCGTCAACGACATGGTAGTTCAGCTTCAACTGCAAATTCGGAATGACTGACACGAGGTTGGCATTGCCGCAGCGCTCGCCGAAACCGTTGATGGTGCCTTGCACTTGTCTCGCTCCGGCTTTTACCGCGGCCAAACAATTGGCGACGCCCAATTCGCAGTCGTTATGCGCATGGATGCCGACCGGAACAGACAATTTTTCGACGACGGTTTTTACAATCCGATAAATATCCTCGGGCAACGTGCCGCCGTTCGTGTCGCACAAAACGACCCAG harbors:
- the cimA gene encoding citramalate synthase, with translation MPESIKIFDTTLRDGTQGEGISLSVEDKLKIASKLDTLGIHYIEGGWPGSNSKDIEFFKRVQELSLKHAKITAFGSTRRKGTDAANDANLLRIIESGVTVATIFGKSWDFHVTTALETTLEENLNMIYDSVKFLKSNGLEVIYDAEHFFDGYLNNPEYALATILKAEEAGADWVVLCDTNGGTLPEDIYRIVKTVVEKLSVPVGIHAHNDCELGVANCLAAVKAGARQVQGTINGFGERCGNANLVSVIPNLQLKLNYHVVDESQLRLLTSVARYVSEIANVHMPNNQPYVGTGAFAHKGGIHVSAILKHSRTYEHIIPDLVGNKQRVLVSELAGQSNLLFKAQELNIDLNAENIKAKNIIQKIKELEHEGYQFDGADASLELLLRQAVDDTIEEVLTLESFKIIVEKTSNQSVVSEAILKLKVHGETVYTAAEGNGPVNALDSALRKALVQFYPDIQNMHLTDYKVRVLDEKDATAAKVRVLIESTNAENTWSTVGVSGNIIEASWQALIDSMRYALLGKTRVKPHPERQRAQIGLVNH